In Mesoplodon densirostris isolate mMesDen1 chromosome 2, mMesDen1 primary haplotype, whole genome shotgun sequence, the DNA window GGGTAATGACCACCTGTCTAATTTGTTGTCCAAACCAGAACTTGTCCAAACTCCTTACACTTCAATAGTGTAAGGAGGCTCTCTGATGCTGTAAAATCAGAACAACAGGTATAAACTGGAACACCCCAAGGTGGCTTGGGTTATCTGGTCACCCTGCACAAGGGCAGTGACACTGGCACAGTATGGAACAAGGTGTAGTCTATACACAGAGACACAGTACATCTGCAGTGGGCAATATTAATTTCACTGTAATAATGGCAATACTGTCTTGGTTTGCAGCTTTTATTGTCAACTTGCATGTAATCACAAATAACTAAAGTAAACTATCCTTAGTATGTATTAGTATTAACTTGGTATGTACTGAAATGTATTGTGTACTAGTATGTACTTAGTATATATTAGGCTCTAAgtgtttttgcatatattaactcatttaatcctctgaatAGCCTTATGAGGTTGGTGCTAATATCATTCCCACTTTTGAGAACAGGAAGCTAAGGCAGGGAAGGAACTTGCCCAGGCTGTACCTAATTTAAGGTTGGATCGAGGCTTTGAGTTTAGGCTCTCTGCCTGTTCTCTTAAACCTTACTCCGTACTGACTCTCAAATAACAGAAGACTTAACTGCACAtagaacagaatataaatttcaACTTTGACAACGTAAAAGCTAGGTTTGGAAGGTAGACAGGaggtagaaaaaagggaagatggtatgaatgtcctcattttacaaagcgTGACGTCGAGAGAGTTTCTAGTTGATCAACAATGTAGGTTTTTAAGTATATCACTACAAGTCAAAGAGATCATGAGCAGTGGAATAACTCATGATGACATAACTTTACTGAGCAGTGTGGACATAGGAAAGAGTGTAGAGGAACTAAACCCTTACTTATTAGTAAGTTAGAAAGTGAACAGATAATGCGTCCAATTTAGCGAGAAAATAGTGATGCAAGAGTATTACTTGGAAATggagaagaattcaaaataacaatagttggacctccctggtggcacagtggttaagaacctgcctctcaaggcaggggacacgggtttgagccctggtccgggaagatcccacatgccacggagcagcgaagcccgtttgccacaactacggagcctgcgctctagagcctgcgaaccacaactactgagcccacgtgccacaactgctgaagcctgcacgcctagatcctgtgcttcataacaagtgaagccaccgcaatgaagagtagccaccgctcgccgcaactagagaaaacctgcacgcaccaacgaagacccaatacagccaaaagtaaataataataataaaataataaaagataacaaTATTTGATGTAAAcctcataaaaaaggaaatccataCAGCCAGTAAACACAGAAAAGTGTACGACTTCATTAAGTAATAAGTGAAAAGTGAGTCAAAACCAAGGAAACTACATGTCAATCAGAttgacaaatacataaataaaaagtctGGTAGTATCAGGTATTGTAGACCTGAAGTACTATGGGAATCCTCTACCCTGTTTATACTGGAGTGTAAATCgacacaactactttggaaagcaTTTAGCCCTCTCCGTCAACTGAAGGTATATAAATAGCCTGTGAGCCAGCAGCCCTCACCCCCGCCCTGTGTAAATGCACCAGAATAACGGGCACAGCAGGATTCCTGTCCATGATTTGCATTAgcacaaactgaaaacaaaccaGATGTCCATTAAGAGTCAAAAATAAATGATGTGTATTCGTACAGTGGGAAAACTATCCAGCAATAAAATTGAATGAACTAGAGCTACAGGCAGCAATGTggatgaattttttaaaccaatgttgagagaaagaaataagatagAAAAGACTTTATATACTGTGATCCTCTACATAAAGTTAGATGTTGACACGACTAAACTCTTTTGTTAGGGATGCATGCAGGTTAAAGGAAATGACTGTCAAGAAGTGAGGTTGGTGTTTAAccgggaagagggaaggagcttGTGATAAGAAAAGGATATGGGGGGGTTTTTGCGATGCTGACAAGTATTAATACTTTCAGATTCAGGTAGTGGTTATGTaagtattctctttttatttgtcaCATTGACAGTTTTGTTCTGTGCACTTCTCAGTACACATatcatattttacaattaaaaacctGCGTAAAGAATCAGTCACTTCTTGAGTGCTGGATGTGGGAGTGGGATGAGACCATTTCATTTTAAGCCCTTCACTACTGTTTGCATTcgcatgttcattcattcagcattaaTTGCACATGTTCTATGTACCAAGCACTCTTCTAATTTTATATGTGTTctaactcatgtaatcctcacaagagCTCTGTGATATGGgatcttatctccattttatagatgaggaagttgaggcctaGTGTTAcagaacttgtccaaggttataTACCTAGTGGGTAGTGCCAGGCCCATTTGCCTCAGAGAATCTGAATTTTTACAAtataatctaaaagagaaatttaatgaCTAATTATAAGCAAAAAAATTGCACATTAAAGAAGATGACAAGTTTTCATCTATCCAGTTAGAGAAAAACACAGAGTCTGTCTTTCACACACGTACATCTTGTATTGGCAGGGATTTTCCTTATTAAGCAATTATTTATTGACCGTCTACGTTTTGCTAGGCACAGTTGCTGGggataaacacttaataaaatacaCCCCCTATCTTCAAATAACTTGCACTCTAAGTGAGGAAGTAAGCCAACAGTAGAGGTTATATACCAAGTGATACGTCGCTGATGGCAGTGTAAAATCTCAGAAATCTTTTGGAAAGAAGTTTGGAGATAGGTACCTCAGagccttaaaaatgttcatttgctttgatctcaaattcatttttatggaTTTATTGTAAGAACCTTATTCTCAATATGGAAAAAAAGCCTTCATGCATAAAAACggttattttgtctgataatatTGAAAAGTTGGAAAGAATTTAAATGTGTGAAATGGTTAACCAGTAAACCCACTCAGTGGAATATTTTGTagcccacacacaaaaaatcaaggTTATGAATCCCCTGATTATATGAGAAATGATTGATTTCAATGTTAAATGGAGAAAAGTTGAACAAACAATTTGATATCCAATATGATGGGAACTTTGTCCCAGAAAAATCACCCTAGCCAGTGTACAGTAGGGTGGAATGGAGAGCAGATGGCAGGAAGGAAAATTCTTCCAAAGCCTTATCATTAGTCTTGTTTAAGTAATAGAATATCAAGCAATTTTACTTTCTAACTTTTTTGGTTCCATATTTCCATGTAAGGGACATGAATTCTGAATACTTTGTAGGAGGAGGGTACACTTTTTCACAAAAATTTAACACTGTGTTCTAATTCCCTCCATTAGAGGGAGAAACTGTTGCATGTAATTGCACATTGATGTGCTATTTAGAACCAGTCAGGAATTTTAGTCTACTTTCCTCTGACTggtgagggttttttgtttgtttgcttatttgtttagaaTTTCTTTGAAATCAGTTTTAGAAGATTGATGAAACCATTATAGTAAAAGTAGaggaatttttcaattttttccctttttccccatTGAAAACTTGACTGGCTTTAGTAATGAAACATTAAAGAACTTGAAGTTCTTAGActctcaattttttaaacatgttctgaatataaaaatatatgttcattgagcaaatgtttgaaaacaatgaacaacttcttgaaggaaataaaagccaCCTCTGCATGTACACACACCTAATCTGCTCTTTTGTCTTAAAAAAGTATCAGAAATATTTTGCCATGTCACTAAATACTCTTCTACATCAGAGAATTTGATTAAGCTTATGCATCATCTCCCAGGAAAAATGCACAGATATATTTTGAATGTAGCACTCCTGAAGCCCATTCATTAACTGTGGTTGAGTCCTCTTGTCGTTCTTTTCTTAGTGGCTTCACAGCGCATTCCTTCGGATGGTGAGCTGTTTTTATTTAAACCGGTCCCAATTTGGAGGCTCTTAGCTTTCTTCTAGGGTTTGGTTATAAACAGTCTTATGACATCATGTTGGTAGATAAATATTTGCCCACATCTTTGATTTTCTTAGGGTAAACTCCTGATATAGGATTGTTGTTAGGTACCAAGAGCTACTCGCCAGAAAGTGATACCAGTTCCTCTCCCAATGATGACATATAATAgagttcctcattcttttttctttttttttttgttcggtacgcgggcctctcactgttgtggagcacaggctcccgacgcgcaggctcagcggccatggctcacgggcccagccgctctgcggcatgtgggatcttcccggaccggggcatgaacccgtgtcccctgcatcggcaggcggactctcagccactgcgccaccagggaaaccctagagtTCCTCATTCTTTGAGTGATTGTTCAAAGCAGTTAAAAGGTATAAATATACCGTACTGCTTTCATAAGTATAGGAATTCTGATTGTTTATCGCTGCATAAGAAACCACCCCGAAACAGTGGCCTAAAACAATgacaatcatttattttgttcacgAACCTGGAGGTTGAGTAGGATATTGATTCTTTTACTACACTCTTACTGACTGAAAACAATACCTATTTGACtagctcacagttctgtaggtgaGAAGTCCAGGCACAGCGTGACTAGGTTTCCTGCTCAGATACACACGGGAACGTGTGAGTTCCCTCCTGTTAAAGCACGTGAAATTTAAGTGTAAGACATTGAGCCCCAAAAGTTGGATGTTCACCATAGTTTGTGTGGATCACAgagctgaaatcaagatgtcagtctGGCTGTGTTAGCATccagaggctctggggaagaatgCCTACAGGCTTCTTCGGTTTGTTGGCATAATTCAGATTCTGCAGTTGCAGGACAgaggtccccatttccttgctggctgtcagtcgGGGGACagtctcagctcctagaggcctctTGCTTGCCTTCCCTGGCACAGCATTGGACTTCTTCAGAGCCAGCAATGGAGAGTCTCCCTTTTGTCCTTTTTGTACGTCAATTCAGGAAGCGTTCAGGTCCTTTTCATGGGGTGCCTCAGTAGGTCCCATCCACCTAGAATAATCTCCCTGTCTTACAAAAATCAACTGATTGTGAACCTTAATTCcgtctgcaaaatcccttcactgCAGCACCTAGATTTAGAGTTTGATTGGATAAGTGGAAGGTTTGTGTACTTCAGTAAGTAGGAGTCTTAGGGGCTCTGTTAGAATTCTCCCTATTGCAAGCAGTGTCCCCATTTCAAGGACCGAAGTGTCTTAGTTCCTAAAACTCCTAAGAGAGTGTAtcagtgttcattttatttcagtGACCTTGGTGAAGGGAAGACTACCACCTCCGTGAGCAGGAATGGCAGCCAGCTTCCTGAGTCCACAGTGTGGCTCTGCTACTTAGTGGTGTGACCTTGGCTGTGCTGCTCTACTTACTCtacttctctgcctctgtttccctcatctgtaaaataacatgGAGTTAGTGATTGTTCTTTCCTcgtacagtttttattttaataaatttattttatttatctatttttggcggAGCTGGGTGTTGGAtactgctcacgggctttctctacttgcgtcgagcgggcgctactcttcgtagtggtgtgcgggcttctcattgcggtggtttctctttatgcagagcacgggctctaggcgcgcaggcttcagtagttgtggcacgcgggctcagtagttgtgactcgggggctctagagcgtaggctcagtagtcgtggcacacgggcttagttgctctgaggcacatgggatctctctggaccagggctcgaacccgtgtcccctgcactggcaggcagattcttaaccactgtgccatcagggaagccccctcttaggGTTTTGATGATTAGATTATTTAATGCCCAGGGAACTCCAGGAACAGTGCTTGACTGTAAATTGCTTTAAAAGTGAttactcttggggcttccctggtggcgcagtggttgagagtccacctgcctgccgatgcaggggacacgggttcgtgcccccgtccggggaagatcccacatgccgcggagtggctgggcccgtgagccatggctgctgagcctgtgcgtccggagccgtgctccacaacgggaaaggccacaacagtgagaggcccgcgcaccgcaaaaaaaaaaaaaaaaaaaaaaaaaaaaaagtgattactttttaaaataatgcttttgAATCGGCAATTATGCAATTCAGGTATGTTAAACATGTTCATTAATAGGACTTCCTACTATAAAGAGACccacaaataaaaatagaacttttcTTTCTTGGTCTTAACTATTTATTTCTGACTTGCTATGTTATACGCATATGCCTTTTATGGTGGGCTACCACAAATTTATGTTGGAAAAAGTggaatttaaataaatctttactATGCTAATTTGATAGATTTTGATCATTCATTTCACTAGCATGGTATGATATTACCAGCAGCAGACTAAAATCTGAGTTCACTTCTGGCTCTGCCCCTAAGTCCTGATGAGTCCTATAGCTGGAAAGGCTTTTGGATATTATACTACGAATTAGTTATAACATTTACTCTGTTTGTTCAGGAAAAACTGGAGGAGTGCCTAAAGCAGTTAAAGGAGGAAAGAGTAATAAGACTGAAGGCTGATAAATGAGTCAATGAAGTAAACAATTTCTTACACTTTTGAGAGTGTTTTTGGTGTTATTTCGATTTGATTTTAAGCCATATACACGTCATTTGTAAACTTTAAAACTGTAATATGTTGCAAATTGGTTGTATCATGTGGACTTTTGCATTTGCTGGTATTTAGTGATCATATGATCTATATTCCAGAAAGCATGTTTTTCAAAATGTGAAAatctcattgtgtgtgtgtgtgtgtctgtgtgtgcgctTTCTTATGACATTAGCTTATTTTCTGCTCATAATTCTTTGATTCAAGAAAGCACTTTTTGTGCATATACTGTATATACAGTAGCATAAAAGACATGATGAGACTCTCCTGGCAATGAATTAGGAAAGTGagtcatttaaataaatttaagatattGGAAAACTTCTAAGAATGcgatgaaagataaaaatatatactctaaGAATTACATTAGGTAATGTGCATGAAAGCAGGGCGTAATCTAAAAAGTTCTATCTAAATGTACTTTATCAGAGATTGAGCGTAGGGAGGAATTTTTCAAAGTGCATCCACTGGATTGGCGGAcactcattcaataaatggtgagcACCTGCTTATATAAGGCAAAAGGGGCATCATGAACATAACAGCCTTTCTGAGAAATACTGGAATTGAGCTTATAGGGGGTTTTAAGTGCATAGGTGATGAGCGGAAGGGAAAGAATGCACACGAGTGAATATTTTGAAGGAGCCAAAGAAAATATTGGTGATCGTACATTTAATAAATTGGGTTGGGTAtgatttaggaattttttttttttttggtacgcgggcctctcactgttgtggcctctcccgttgcagagcccaggctccggacgcgcaggccctgcggccatggctcacgggcccagccactccgcggcatgtgggatcctcccggaccgggtcacaaacccgtgtcccctccatcggcaggtggactctcaaccactgagccaccagggaagcccgatttagGACTTTTAAATGTAAGCATTAGATTTTTTGCTCACTAAAGTTAATTGTTAACATTCAGCAGAGTTGTAATATGTTCAAATCAGATTCTATAATTCACTTTCTAATTTAAGGGAAACTTAAAGCGGGTAATTTTCTAATGTGGAATGAGGCTCCATTATGAATTGAACCAGTTAgaaatgtgatcttttgtgaaaGATCATTAATAAAACGATAACTTTGGTTTATTTATATACCACCTAAGCGTTATACAGGAAACTTTGTTGGGTGCCTGGGGGTTTTGGTTATTATGTGATATGGTCTCTGTCTTTACTGGTGGAGAGTTAGGTTAATTACAGATTAATTACATTTTGAGTGTTTTAGTTTTGTTCCTTGAAACTAGACAAGACTACTTTTGATGACAATGAGAAAAAATCATGTCAGACATTTTCAGTCTTCTTGTATAGCTGGAACATGAAAATGCCCAGTTAAGAAACACAACTTTCTCTTTGTCTGAAGCCCTTCATGCCCACTCATTGACAAGCATGGTCCTGGATGATGAAGGTGTTTTGGGCAGCACTGAGAATTCTTTTCAGAAGTTCCAtgctttcctggttctccttaAAGGTGCTGGGTtagttcatttctcttcatgGCATTCTTCTCTTTGCGACTCTAATGGTAGTTTGCTGAGGAACTGGAGCAATATTCATCACTTACGTGGCCATGTTTAGCCAAATTTAGTGTAATTATAGGTAATACAGTTGACGTTTTAAAATgaggaattaaatttttaaagaaatgcaaatagggGAGCCTGCTTTGGTTGAGTGGGGAGCCCATTATAAAAGAGTAACCTGTAGACAGAGTAATTAGTACGTACAGTTTTTTGTAAAGACTAAATTGAAGGCAGTTTTCATTGAAAATATTCGGGAATGGATAAGAATTttcctctctttcatttattttgcttgtttgatgtttgaattaaagttatttttgtcttagacataaaaattattattaatctgcagggaagatataggtcagtggttctcaactgtgaGCAATTTTGCTGAAAGAGGGAAGTGGAGATGGTTAGTTGATGGAGTGGTGTTTTGTCAGTGAATGAGTTGGTGttgggaaggaaggaacaaacacattcttggaaactggaggaaaggtgGTAAAGAAGTGTGGGAATGGAGGTGTGAGAGGCAGTGGACAGGGTGCATGGTACATATTGAAGCTGCTAGTGAGACAGTGGGATGTCTCCTAGAGGATGAATCTGGCAAGGGCTGAGAATTTGGGGGAGAGAGAGGCTTGTAGTCTGGAGTAGGATGTTGGCTTTTAAGGTTTTAGAAGTATTTCATGACTGTAGCTCTGGGGAAATCTAAACTGCTCTTCTGTGATTCTAATAAcctttgtcttttctcctttcctcctctgggCCAGGCTTGGGCAGTTGGCCACAATGGCTGGTATAGATCAGTCAGATTTTCATTTACTAGGTCGTCCCCAGATGAATTATACTGTTAGTAGTCcacctaaagaagaaaagaaggcacTTGAAGAGGAAAAATCAGAATCAAAGCAGAGCGCCCCAGGACCTACGCAAAATGTCCAAGTAAGTGGAGAGGACAGCACTTAGTGATTCTAAGAGTGATTAGCAAAAAGGAAATGACCaagtcagagagaaaataataatggTCAGTCTCTAATAGTTCACATGCTTGGGAGCTAGAAGACTCTGGAGTCCTCTCCAAATCTGAGATTAGTAAATGTGGGCCCATTTCATGATACTGTATTGTTGTACATAAGAAAACTGGAAGTTCTTTAGAAAATGTATGAGTTAAAGCAAACTCTccttaatgaagaaagaaaacattacagaaaatattccaaattttaaattgtataaatgtCTGTTCTATTCATATTTTATCTAGGTTTCAATTTGTATGCAGTCAGCTTACAATGAAGGAACACTAATGAAGGCACACGtactgatataatttttaaaataaataatcttgaCATAGCTGATACGTAAGATATTATAGTGACTCAACTGGTCATGGGAATGGGAGGGGAAACCTGTCAGCTTTTCCTCCAGCCTCACTTGGAGCCCCCTTCGCCCAGCTCAGCCAGTCTCAGACTGGTCTTGGGAACTGACAGCTTGAGAACACAGTCTGGTCACAAACTATATACTGTTTACTTGTGCCTGGAGGATAgcaaagaaattaattttcttacagaGTAGGGTTTCAttttagagagagaaaggaaaggggtaATAACTACCCCAATCACCAAAGTCTGAAAATGTAGTGGATATAGCCTTGGATATAGCTAGGTTAAGCTGAGAATCACTTGGCAAGATATAATTAGAAAAGAACTGGCTCTGAAATCTTCTGAATAATCAACTGACTGTGTTAATAATAAGATCACAGAGTAACACTGAAGTTTTGAACTCTACTTTTTAATGGTTGGCTTTGTTCATCACTGAAtttttgtcttgtcttttgtCTTCCCCTCCAGTTTCAGAAAATTACAGGTGATGCTGGGATTCCTTTGCCTGTCGACTCCTTTCATGTCCCAGTTTCTACTCAGGAGGCCTTAGAAACTTCCAAAGACAACCTGGGGGTCGCAGTCACAGAGCAGCGGCAGGAGTCTTTGGAAGATTTCATTGCTAGAACATGTTCTCCTTCAGCAGACGTCATTTCTGGAACTGGAagtcaaagaaaagaagaggaattaCCTAGAAATAGCaggtcttcttcagagaaaatgACCAAAGCATAATATACCAAAAACTACTCTGCTAAGAAACAACCTGGCAAGGACCTGCATTCCTGCTCTGACTTACCTGTAAAGCAGAATATCAAAGGAATTGGGCAAAATAATTCTTTGCTTACTGAACCAATTAGAAGTGAGTCTTCgaaaaaacacatttctgttaAGAAAGAGTACAATATTGACTGTTTCATCAAAGACAACTAAAAGTAAACTCAGTCTACTAGAACATTCTGAAAGTGAGACTCTTGGATCTGATTGTGAATTTCCAGAAAGCGTCCATATTCCATCACGCCTAACATAGgtctaaatcttttaaaatcttttaaaattatgttttttgccttcaaattttaataaattacttatgtttttattataacaTATGGTGTTTTGAAATACTTGACTGGAAGCCATTAGAGAAAGATTTATCTatacttttttattataatgaaaGTTTTGGTGTATTTTTCCTTGTGACAGTTTGCACCATTCATTC includes these proteins:
- the LOC132484433 gene encoding centrosomal protein of 78 kDa-like, which gives rise to MVLDDEGVLGSTENSFQKFHAFLVLLKGAGLGQLATMAGIDQSDFHLLGRPQMNYTVSSPPKEEKKALEEEKSESKQSAPGPTQNVQFQKITGDAGIPLPVDSFHVPVSTQEALETSKDNLGVAVTEQRQESLEDFIARTCSPSADVISGTGSQRKEEELPRNSRSSSEKMTKA